AAAACACAAatagtaaaacatttataaatttctttaattttatttcaaatctggCGATGATTGGGCACGGCTGTTTAAGGGTAATGAGCCGCCATACATGACAAAGGGCATGccccaaatttcaaaattcaacacaTCAAGTaacatcatacatgtagttaacataattcaacaaattcaaacaaagttCAAAGTTCATTCAAAGTTCAAAGTTCACAGGTTTAATACCTTGACTCTGGGAGGTGCAGAAGTCAAGAATTTACGATTGACCCTTGGGAGGTGCAGGGGTCGATGTCCACATAATAATATATGCACTAGTCTGAAATGACCAGCGCCGCTCATTCACGCCATAAGTTCCCAAACTCGAAAGCAGCTATGGAGCTTAAGAGATTGGGAACTCCGCCACCATATGTGTGGGGGTATGAGCGGATTTAACTTACAACCGTGCCCTAGGGTAAGCTTGCTAAGCCGGATAACAAGCATGCCCTTTTGTTAAGATAGCCTCAAGACCCCCCTGAAGAGTATTTAGGAAAACAGCATTAGCCAATTTTGACAAGTGTACTCCATCACAGAAGAACAAGGAGTCACGCTTTATATCAGGATGGCGGATAATTGCGCCGTCATACCGCAAGGCTAACCTGGATGCACAAGAATTAAGGCGTTTACGTTGTGATTCCATAGCACGAGAGTTTTGAGAATAACGCCATTGTATGCAAGACCAAATGACCTTAGAATGTGGGAAGTTGgtttgaataaattgaaaaagcTTCATGCAAACTAGCCTGAGTTTTCTAATAGAAGTCTCCCCTAAGTCATTTCCCCCACAGTGTATTAAAATGACATTAGGTGCAGGACCCACCTTTGCAAGGGTTTTAAGCTTCTGCTCTACTTGAGACAATTTCAGGCCACTGTACCCCTGCCaccataatgaaatatttagccttttCAGGTTCAGGTGAAGACCTCCAGGTCTTAAAAATGCTTCTAATTGAGCATGCTTCAGTATTGAGGACCCCACTAACCACACTTTTTGTTTGTCTACAATAGATAAGCAAAGCCTATGAGTTAGAATTTTGGTATGCGAAGTGACAAAAAAGAGGCCCTGCAGTCAACGGACGGACACTTAAATATTTCTCAACAAGCTTGAATGGACACGCAACTCCCTCAGATTTACCAATTTGCAAAATGGTATCTTTTCCTACCTGGTCAGTCTTGGAATGATTGAGATTGATTAACAATAGCTGTTTATCAGGGTCTAGAGTTAGATTTTCCATACCAAGTACAATATTGTTCGGAATTTAACAGTCAATTCACCGACGCGAAATAAACCATGAAATGCCAGTGAAAATGCTGCCGAGAAAAGACTTGTTTCATAAGAATTAGTGCATGTAGTGggtaaaaccaaaattattttttcaagcaAGTCTTTAGTTATAGGCAGTCTTGTATCAGAATTGTGATTTAATCGTTTCATGCCCTGCAAAAGCTTTGTAACTAAAAAGTGAGAAGTTGGGTCCCTTATTCCTTGTAACTTGCAGTGGTAAGAAATTGCAGACAAATACGAATGCACCGTTGAATAAGCAAGGCCAGATGTTGATAGATGCAATAAGTACTGAACCACCGAACATAGTGTTAGAGGCCAATATGCAAGTGCGAACTGATGACAAAATTTTTGATACGACAGTAAACCGACTTTTTGAACCCTGTGTGTGTTATCGGATATTGTAGCTTCTAGCAGCCGATCAAGTTCAAACTTGAAATAAGGTTGTGAAATGACTGGGCGATGGGTTCGGGGTCCCTCCTTGCGTTTGGT
This genomic window from Crassostrea angulata isolate pt1a10 chromosome 8, ASM2561291v2, whole genome shotgun sequence contains:
- the LOC128160663 gene encoding uncharacterized protein LOC128160663 isoform X2, whose translation is MPPRRSKRMRIEMTRASESRTARTREQRPNGIMDDGPSEPVQTNSEVTQPSRTTTSSSYAICMDDIPPAVPSIHNMLDKQKVWLVGSSILKHAQLEAFLRPGGLHLNLKRLNISLWWQGYSGLKLSQVEQKLKTLAKVGPAPNVILIHCGGNDLGETSIRKLRLVCMKLFQFIQTNFPHSKVIWSCIQWRYSQNSRAMESQRKRLNSCASRLALRYDGAIIRHPDIKRDSLFFCDGVHLSKLANAVFLNTLQGGLEAILTKGHACYPA